Genomic DNA from Garra rufa chromosome 22, GarRuf1.0, whole genome shotgun sequence:
ATTTATGAAATCTCATGTAAATAAGTATCTATAACGTTTAGGACCTAAACATACTGATGTATTCATTTCTATTATTAGATTAATGGAAATAAAATGAACACCAAGCTCTAAATATACCAGTTTGCATACGTAAAACATGACTTGAATGCAAGAAATATCTGTATTCCTGTTAACAGATTTGTCTAATGAAGCTGAGAGAAAATCGCATGGTCCAGTAAAGCTGAGAGACTGTACTGAAAAAAGTGCAAATATTTCAGTATTTCATGAGTGCAAAATGATACGACATTTGGTTCCTGCATGAAAACAGAGAGCTGgttcaataaataatatattttgaccAACTTCCTTCTAATGATTATCATAAATACCATTAACAATGGGACCTCATTCAGAAAGCCTACAGTGTGGTTTCAAACCAAAGTAAGTTTCTTTTTAAACGCTAAAATACACTAAAACAATCAAGCACTTGAAATTTGTGTTGTTTGTGTCTTCTGTGATATTGCATTGGTGTAAAAGTGTGTTTCAAAGTCGGCCTTCCAGAGTAAGATCATGGATGAGAGAGGACCTATGGAACAAAAATGGAGGCACTTCATTTTGATGAAAGGTTACACATACCAAATGTTTCGTATTAATCATACACAGTAAGACCAGAAACTGGTTCTGATCTGGTACCTTACCTCTTCTGGTCTCCAGAAAAGTCCAGCTGTTGTACTAAATCTGCAGGTTAATGAACGGAGCGAATCCCACAACGTCCTGCAGCAGCACTAGCGCCCTCTGCAGGGGAGGCTCCACGTCGATTTCCACGTTACGCCGGCGCAAAACGCCCAGACTGGACTCGGTTACGTTGTGACAGTGGTTCACTTTGAGAGACTGGAGTTTTGGGCAGTACTCTGCTAAAGTCCTAAACACAGATAAACAAAAGTTATTCAAAGCTTGGTTTGCAGTAAATGCAACACATATAACATGCAAAATCCGCCAACCGTCTTCTTCCCACACTTGTTATAAGAAGTGTTTATAAATAGACTCTTGTCAGCTAAAGAGAAGCTTTAAGCCCTTTTTGTGTTTTTCTGCTAAAATAAACACTTGATGGATTAACATttgaaaattaagaaattaatacagCCACAAATCagttgtactgtaaaataaaataaaaaaatttttttacagtgaaatattacaatagcaatgtcttgttttgtttcatattttcatttagaaataataataaaatgcaataaatacaaattaataacAAAAGCAGTAACAAGCATTAAGTAATAAGAAAAAGATTaacaaaatgtgttattttataaTCATATAatcttaaataaattattattttttttttaaagtagtacAACAGTACTATTTCTTATTTTCTGGAATTTTAATTTAGTAAtaccaataataaaaaataattataaatacataataatgaTAGCAATGGTTATTATTACTGCTACTAAATTACATTTagtaatgacaataataataacaacaacaataataattattattttagtaattaATCACAACATTTTAGCTACATTTTGCAGTCTAACAAACAAGCAGGAcaattttgtaataataataaaaataataataataaaatactcaaataatgatagtaataatatggttataatataataatataatatactatggGAAAAtggtattttatattttgtaataaaacCAAAAgcaatttctattattattattattattattattattttggtcatatataaataatgattttttttttttgccaaatgaataattattattgttattaaataacaTGTTTATAAATAGACTCGTCAACTAAAGAAAAGCTTTAAGCCCTTTTTGTGTTTTTCTGCTAAAACACTTGATGGATTAACATttgaaaattaagaaattaatacagCCATAAATCTTAgtgttgtaattattatttatcttaaatatatattttttcatcttacagtgaaatattacaatagcaACATTTCTTGATTTGTTTCACATTTtcatgtagtaataataataaatatgcacTTATTACAAATAACAAATGAAGTAATAATCATTtagtaatcataataataataggaaGAAGATGaacaaaatgtgttattttatagtcatattataatttttcttaaatactttgttttattttacagtaaagtattacaatagtaatatttcttattttctgGTATCTTaagtaatactaataataaaaataataataaatacataataatgatagcaattattattatttctactaAATTAGGACTTAAATTtagtaataacaaaaacaacaagaagaagaagaataattacaaatatcatttttattattattaataatcaatTTTGCAGTCTTACAAACAAGCAGGACctataatacaattttttaataataataataataataataataaatactcaGATAATGATAGCAATAATAATCATTGCtatttagtaataataacaacaaaagcaatttctattattattattattattattattattataatcaacaTTTTTAGTCTTACAAATAggacctataataataataataataataataataataataataataataataaatactatatgaataaataaaaatctgtaaTACCAATAATTACACTtaacaattaatattaataacaaaattattaataatattaaataaaatgtagagTTTTTAGAACCTAGGTTTAGTCAAATTTTAACAAACACAACAACAGTAATAATTATaatgaataatattaataataattattgttattaatattaattaaaatgtagaATTTTTAGAACCTaaattttgacaaatttaacaAACACAACAATAACAGTAACTATTACGATAGCTTCATTTCAAATTGGGGATATAGCTATACTGCAATTAAGCCAATACTGATAAACctataattgttttaataatcaataaattgccaatattaaaattgcagagtATTTTCtccaaataaactaaaaataacacttaaaataaataagatgagttgttttaaacagtgttgttttcgtcaacgatgacgatgacgaaatcatttcgttgacgccactttttttcatgacgataacgagacgatgacgagataaaaatggctcgttgatgactaaaacatgacgagacgtgtgtgagttttcgttgacgagacgagaatagacgaaaatgttagtgggtggtccgtcagacgtttaaaatgcatgacatttccgcttattgtgcatgccaattaaaacttaaaaagtatctgacgctatggcaagccgttttagcattaaatactctttgctatcctagtatggcaagccgttttagcattccatccttttttgtcttttatgttctaaaacattccttcattattgtaattattgttgaaaatagtctatccggaagctcacattgtgttgaactatagatctgctattttcagaacttataagtgacactacccaacagcaaaatacttactgacctacattaatttgttaaaagactacctttttccctttttttttactaaaactagactaaaacctttttgacttttcgtcgactaaaattggactaaaactatcacatatagaagtgactaaaatttgactaaaactaagaagcattttagtccaaaagactaagactaagactaaatctaagatggttgtcaaaaacaacactggttttaAATGCTTCAAGTGAATTACAAGCAGATCAAATCAGATGAGCACTAAAACAAACCCCTGCAACTGTCTGCATCTAATCCACAAACACACGACACACCTGATGGCTTCATTTCTCACTCGCAGGCACCCCGTGAGGTCCAGCCTCTCCAGATCTCTACACTTTTTGGCCACTTCCTCCACCGCTATATCTGTGATGTTGGCATTAACAGCCACGGAGAGCGAGCGGAGCGCCGGACACTTCCCCGCCACGTAGCACACGACCTCGTCCTTCAGCTGTCTGCAGGCGGTGACGTCCAGCGAGCGCAGGTCCGAGCAGTGATCCGCCAGGCTGCGCATCGCCAGACTGTCCACCCACTCGCAGTGCGCCAGGCTCAGGTGCTGCAGCCGCGGACAGCTCAGAGACACGGCCACCAGCGCGTGACGGCTCAGGTGAACACAGCTGCGCATCTCCACACGCAGCAGGTGCTGGTTCTGACCAATCACGGGCAGCAGCTCTTTGTCCGTGATCCAATCGGAGCAGTTGGTGACGCAGAGGTGGTGGAGAACTTGATTGTGCCGAAGCATTGAGCAAAAAGCTTCTTTAGGAATGTGAGGCCCAGTCTGAGAGGAAACACAAGAGCGGCAGTATGCAAGTTTGATGAAATGGAGAATATCAGCCCAAAATTTCAGCAACCTTGCATCTGAAACAGTGGTACGATTCAAAACTACCGATACACACATGCATGTCtcacaaaattttattttttttagaaattaatacttttatttagcaaggatgcattaaactgatcaaggctgatcagggctcgaaattaacttttttacttcaaaaagttaggagcaccaaaaaaagttaggagcacctaatttcgttttagtaatgcaccaatattgattcttcatggtcgaatctgaatgcagatgttttacaagcaaatgggctgattctgaaagccttttttatatatttattttacgctttAAGCAatggacaagaatgaatgaaaatatgagtacatgaacaagatgtttattttctctattatatgtacagccatttaaattagaggttAAAGTTAAAGCCATTTAGAGGCaatcactgcatttttaaacaatctacagtataaacaacaaaaaataaacgatacttctttcttagtcgtgtagacaataaatgcaggcatgatcaaagtaggctactctttcaatattcaaagtgcaaatgacCGAATTTTTCTGATACAGAGCTATAAACACtatacaacttattatagcccacatactaataacagcctagatattttacatagcctaatttgcgcgcattggggagtcgctctctaaacgtggggtattaaaattgcttttgaatgcaggtgcgcgttttacttttggtttcttTTTATTGATCCCGCGAAACTCTCGACGGCGCAGAGCGTGCAtcctacaatacaagagattactttaacaaaaccatttgaaagtgggaggacacaaacgggattttgaaaatataaaaacttttaaatataaaaatatacaaatataaatatttaaaaaaataaaaatcttctgacctcaaacttttgaacaatagtgtattatattttattgtattacatTATAATACATAATATTATTTACTACATTAAATTATAACAGTTAATTCCACAAATATATACAAACTAGGGATATAGCCATATTAAAATTCTGATAATTACCAATAAGCCTATAATTACTTTGATAACCAATAAATAgccaatattaaaataaaataaaagtaacacatgcaaataaataaataaatcagttgTAAATTTTNNNNNNNNNNNNNNNNNNNNNNNNNNNNNNNNNNNNNNNNNNNNNNNNNNNNNNNNNNNNNNNNNNNNNNNNNNNNNNNNNNNNNNNNNNNNNNNNNNNNNNNNNNNNNNNNNNNNNNNNNNNNNNNNNNNNNNNNNNNNNNNNNNNNNNNNNNNNNNNNNNNNNNNNNNNNNNNNNNNNNNNNNNNNNNNNNNNNNNNNNNNNNNNNNNNNNNNNNNNNNNNNNNNNNNNNNNNNNNNNNNNNNNNNNNNNNNNNNNNNNNNNNNNNNNNNNNNNNNNNNNNNNNNNNNNNNNNNNNNNNNNNNNNNNNNNNNNNNNNNNNNNNNNNNNNNNNNNNNNNNNNNNNNNNNNNNNNNNNNNNNNNNNNNNNNNNNNNNNNNNNNNNNNNNNNNNNNNNNNNNNNNNNNNNNNNNNNNNNNNNNNNNNNNNNNNNNNNNNNNNNNNNNNNNNNNNNNNNNNNNNNNNNNNNNNNNNNNNNNNNNNNNNNNNNNNNNNNNNNNAGATGAacgatacacacacacacgtatatatagttaactaaaactattaaaaataattttgttaattgaaataaagctgaaataatcaataaatataaGATGAAAGactgttttaaaaattaaaaactgtgataaaaaattattattaattaatgttaacaaacgaAGCTTTATTGTGAAGTGTTAGCACATGTGACTCTgtaccacaaaaacagtcataatggtcataataaataagctttccattgatgaattGTGTATGGTTCTTAGCAatatatattactaatcaacaattaaattttgatatatttatattagtaaatttacaaaataacttcatgcaacaagatttttacttaatatcctaatgatttttggcataaaagaaaaatctataatttttacttatacattgtatttttggttattgcaacaaatatacctgtgctacttaaaactggttttgtggtccagggtcacatataaagtaaCAACACAAACAATACTAAATAACACTGAAATAAAACACTTGAAGAGGATTTACTCACTTTTTGCTCAAATGACGCGCAACGTCGCACTTCTTGAATCCGTCGAGGTTGAAGAGGCGTTTGGCCAGACGTTTGGCAGCATCCAGATCGGCGCGGTTGCCGTTACTGAGGGTGTCATTACTACCCAAACCCAAACGCTCGCTCAGCTCCTGATCCAAATCTGGGTCCCCGGCAAAGCGAGGACATTTCTCTctgaacaaacacacaaacacacacaaataagATCATTCTGCTGCTTGTTTATGAACATGGTGGTCATTCATTACTAAAACATTCATTGGACCACTTTAGTACTTTAAGTGATAAAACCACAAATAGACTAAGAAGCACGTTTCATGCAAGATGTACCTAACTTTTTTTTATAAGAAGCATAAAAACCATTATAAGCTTACTAAAATGTATGGTACGTTAATTTGTCCATGTTTttcaataatataattaattacataaagtcataattatataGGGACCAAAAAACCTGTTAAACAAATGTTCTGCAAGCACATTCAAGAAAAATTACATATCCACAAAGCTACATATTGATTTTACACTAGTAACAATGATGTAGCATCTGTGGGATAAATCAGTTGCAAAGCTAAACAGCAACCACAAACAGGTTTACAGTAAGAGATCATTTCCATTTTGCAATTGTGTTAAATTGCTATTGTGCTCTACTGATCCGATTTATCCTGGTTTCTATAAATGAACGTGGGACAGAAGTCCTGATCTCACCCCTTCTTATCAGTGACTCACGCTAAATCCACACCAAAAACAAACCATGAGCAGAAATGTGTGAAACTCAAACAAAGACGTCTGGAAGCACAGACATGCTTCTTAAAGAGACAAGCACAAAAAAATGAGTATTTACTCCATATCTGGGTTGTTGGCGTTAACTGAAACTAAtaccatattttttttacaaactaaactaaaataaattacaaaaggtaaacattttattttggcTACTTGCATGCAACATTTCTCATGAATACACACAAAATATCTCATAAATCCAGCCAAAAAACAAACCATGGGCACCAATGTGTGAAACACAAACAAAGACGTCTGGAAGCACAAAAACACTTCTTAAAGAGACAAAAGAAAGTACAAAGAAGTACTAACTCCATACCAGATATTTTCGTTAATTGAAGCTAAAACcatattttttaattactttaaattaacaaactgaaataaaataaaatataaacaaaattctTAAACATATTATATTTTGGCTACTTGCATGCAATGTTTCTCATTAATACACACTTAATTTCTCAAATCCAGCAAAAAATTCTCATAAAGCCACACGAAAAACAAACCATGGGCACCAATGTGTGAAACACAAACAAAGACGTCTGGAAGCACAAAAACACTTCTTAAAGAGACAAAAGAAAGTACAAAGAAGTACTAACTCCATACCGGATATTTTCGTTAATTGAAGCTAAAACcatattttttaattactttaaattaacaaactgaaataaaataaaatataaacaaaattctTAAACATATTATATTTTGGCTACTTGCATGCAATGTTTCTCATTAATACACACTAAATTTCTCAAATCCAGCAAAAAATTCTCATAAAGCCACATGAAAAACAAACCATGGGCACAAATGTGTGAAACTCAAACAAAGACAACTGGAAGCACAAAAACACTTCTTAAAGAGACAAAAGAAAGTACAAAGAAGTATTAACCCCATATCACATATTATTGTTAACTGAAGCTAAAACCATACTTTTCAGTTAGTTGAGATtaacataaactgaaataaaataaaatattaaaaaaacctTAAACAGATTTTATTTTGGCTACTTGCATGCAACGTTTCTCATAAAACCACACAAAATTCCTCATAAATCCACACGAAAAACAAAAAATGGGCACAAATGTGTGAAACACAAACAAAGACGTCTGGAAGCACAGAAAGACTAGCACGACAAAACTAGTATTTACTCCATATCAGAAATAACATCATTAAgtgtaactaaaactaaaaccaaatacatattttatagcttaaaattaaatttatattaactgaaaataaaatacaaagaaAAGTTTTCATTCCAAAAGTTACTTCATTTAATACTGTAAATGTtcaatttttgtttagtttaagttaacactaaaataagtaaaacttAATCAACTAAAACAtatacccccagtttcacagacaaggcttaagcctagtcctagactaaaatgtaagtctgagctgtttgaactcaaagaaacttgcactgactgatctaaaaatatatcggtgcctttgttttgtctcaagaagcaaacagtaaattttttttctaagcatgtttataaaaattacttaaatatcctaattgaactatctgctaatcctggcttagtctaagccctgtctgtgaaatcgggccaaatactaataaaaaaattgaaagtGACAAAACACAAGAAAAGGAAATAAgaggaaacaaacaaacaaaaaaaaaaaagtctaattgaAAACATTAACAGAAACTAAAAAAATAAGGAAAGATTTCTGGATAGATCATTTACAGACATGAACACATTTAATAGTCAGTAGTAATTCTGTAAGGCCCAAAGAGGAAAAAATAGCTTCACTGCAAATAACCTGAAcattttatgatgattttcaaaTGTAAGCATTGTTTGCTCATTCTAGATGTTCTGGGGTATGCATAATAACAGTTATTCTTGCCTTTTCTGCATAAAACTGCTATATTAGGACAATGACAGATTAATACAGCAATACATCGATGATTTCCTTTCCAAAAAGTTTCTACCTGTACGGTGTGTGGCAGCGGGTCAGGACGCTCCTTTCTTTCAGTGCAGAGCAATGCCAGCAAAACACTGAGtgggctttttttctcagaccaTCTCTGCCAAAACGCCTCTGTGATGTGACTCTGTGGCCCTGAGTAATGTTTGTATTCATGTTTAAATATTCGCAGTCCACCTGAGCCGCTTGTCCAGAGACTTTGCTGTCGGTATCTCCTCAGGTGTTGGTGGACATCTCTGAGAAGAAGGTTTCTGCTGTTTGAAACTCACTGACTGAAAGTATCCGTCTTTAGATAATCCTAAAATTTCAATCTATCCTTAAACCTTTTAGCTCACAAACTTGCCAGATATTTCCTTCCCAATGAGTTTCCCCACTGCTTTCTTTCTCTTTGTGAATGTTGTTGACGCTCTAATGACCTTCTCAGTTCAGTGTGGCATGTAACATCTCTCAGTCTCTCCCGCTATAGGGACTCCTCAGTTCACACGCACAAAATCTACAAACCTCTTGCTTTCTTTCCCATCTATATAATATTGATCAACTAAATAATGAGTCATTTGATCACAATTGCTTTATCTTTCTCTGTACACCGTTTAGTCATTTACCAGTGTGACAACCACATTGTACAAATCTAAAATCACTTAGGTTgaaaatttcacaattaattataATTGAATTACTTCTGCATTTACAGTAAGTGTGGTTTGTCAGTTGTTCTTAAACTTTGCAGTACAGATTTGAGGTAAACAGCCAATGAGTCAgtagaagaaaaaaattattatggTTTCAACAAAAATAGCATTggtcaaatcagcatattagaatgatttctgaaggatcatgtgacactgaagacttcagtaatgatgctaaaaattcagctttgccttacaggaataaattacattttaacatatattcacgtagaaaacagctttttttaaagtaaaactattttagacttttactgattttactgtatttttgatcaaataaatgcagccttgataaacaAGTCTtctctaaaaaaatatttaaagtgagacactgcaggtgaatagagtaaaaaaaaaaattaactaatagttaccACCTTACTCAGTTAtttaattacattgataattgcaaacatttttgtattacaagttttctaaaaactgcatttctagtacaaaaatctaaacattggatAAAGTCAGttgcaaaattctttttttttttttttgacatattaaagtcaattgtttttacagaggggattttgtcactccataattcagaaagaaatacagacagaaaacaatgtattttttttaaccatttttgagggaataaaatgttgcgcaaaaatcaagctaattatacaaatatacaaatccctctgtaaaaactttcagaatttagacaagaataaaaatgttaagtttggtgtgtgtaagagctactgaagtggagatttatggctcagtgtagaagaaaaactcattttgagaaaacagcctttaaaaatatgtattgtaattgaaatctattgacacaaatatatCAAGTGCTATAGAAGAAACACtttacagtgtcttttgggtgttttctttccactagttgttacgaaacactttatgaaacaccaaaaagcccaaaatctcaaacctaCCAGGTgcatgtttttgcctgcagtgtctccccttaacagAAAAGTCTTACCATTCCCAACCTTTTTAAATGGTAGAGTATAAATACATACAATCCACTTGATCACTAACCTTATATTAGATTCTATATACTCTTACCTACATAGAGGAAACACAGCCAAAACCCAGAATGAAAGAGAGAGAGCTAAAGAAAGAGTTGAGATTTTTCTGTGTCACTGAGCTTTGTCTAACTCTAAGCACTTCCACAATGCTGCTACTGTTCCTGCCATGCTAAATGAACAACAGACACGTTTTAATTGGCATAGCAAATGAGCAACCTAGGATTTGATTGGTTCATACACCGGCTAACAGCCAAAATCAATGACATCATTTTATGACTTCATATCCAGCTTGGGGAT
This window encodes:
- the fbxl15 gene encoding F-box/LRR-repeat protein 15 isoform X2, with the protein product MINNVRGSEDSISMDQKPDERTQSQSQRCQLLDLPWEDVLVTHVFCYLPLRHLVSLQCVSKSFRSLIQVYLANCRKFDPAQTGPHIPKEAFCSMLRHNQVLHHLCVTNCSDWITDKELLPVIGQNQHLLRVEMRSCVHLSRHALVAVSLSCPRLQHLSLAHCEWVDSLAMRSLADHCSDLRSLDVTACRQLKDEVVCYVAGKCPALRSLSVAVNANITDIAVEEVAKKCRDLERLDLTGCLRVRNEAIRTLAEYCPKLQSLKVNHCHNVTESSLGVLRRRNVEIDVEPPLQRALVLLQDVVGFAPFINLQI